A segment of the Cricetulus griseus strain 17A/GY chromosome 6, alternate assembly CriGri-PICRH-1.0, whole genome shotgun sequence genome:
GCCCTCCTGCACTGCCTGAGCACAGGTGTGCCTCTGCCCAGGGCTTCCCAGCCTGCAGCTCACATCAGCCCTCGACAGCGGCGTGCCATCTCTGTGGAGGCCCTCTGCGAGAACCACTCAGGCCCAGAACCACCCTACAGCATTTCTAACTTCTCTATCTACTTGCTCTGCCAGCACATCAAGCCTGCCACCCCACAGCCCCCTCCTGTCACCCCACAGCCCCCTTCTGCCACCTCACAACCCCCTCCtgccaccccacaccccacagccCCCTCCTGCCACCCCACAGCCTCCTCCTGCTACTCCACAGCCCCCTCCTAGCACTGCTGTCATCTGCCAGACAGCTGTATGGTATGCAGTCTCATGGGCACCACGTGCCAAAGGTTGGCTCCAAGCCTGCCATGATCAGTTTCCTGATCAATTTCTAGATATGATCTGTGGCAACCTCTCATTTTCTGCCCTGTCTGGCCCTAATCGTCGCTTGGTAAAGCAACTCTGTGCTGGTCTgctcccaccccccaccagctGCCCCAAAGGCTTGGTCCCTGTGCCCCTTACCCCAGACATATTCTGGGGTTGCTTCCTGGAGAATGACACACTGTGGGCTGAACGGTTGTGTGTGGAGGAGAGTCTGCAGGCTGTGCCCCCCCGAAACCAGGCTTGGGTTCAGCATGTATGTCAGGGCCCCACTTTGGATCCCACTGACTTCCCACCTTGCCACGTTGGACCCTGTGGAGAACGCTGCCCAGACGGGGGAAGCTTCCTGCTCATGGTCTGTGCCAATGACACCATGTATGAGGCCTTGGTTCCCTTCTGGGCTTGGCTAGCAGGCCAGTGCAGAATAAGTCGTGGTGGCAATGACACCTGCTTTCTAGAAGGCATGCTGGGCCCTTTGCTGCCTTCTCTGCCACCTCTAGGACCATCCCCACTCTGTCTGGCTCCTGGTCCCTTTCTGCTTGGCATGTTATCCCAGTTGCCACGATGTCAGTCCTCTGTGCCAGCCCTCGCCCACCCCACACGCCTGCATTATCTCCTGCGCCTGCTGACCTTCCTTTTGGGTCCTGGGGCTGGGGGTGCTGAGACTCAGGGGATGTTGGGTCAAGCTCTGCTGCTCTCTAGTCTCCCAGACAACTGTTCCTTCTGGGATACCTTCCGCCCAGAGGGTCGGAGAAGCGTTCTGAGGACAGTCGGGGAGTACCTGGAGCGAGAAAAGCCAGCCCCACAAGGCTTGGAGTCCACTGTCAGTCTCAGCTCTAGTATGAGCAAGATGGAGCTTCTATCCTGCTTCAGTGTGAGTGAATTGCCTCTGTAAAAGCCCCTGGAGCAAAGAAAGGGACTCCAGGAAGTTCCTGTAATATAGAGAAGAGGGGTAGTGCCCAGAGGGATTTTAGCACACAGCTGTAGAGCCGGACAGGTTTGGGCTGTCAACCTCAGGCAGgttattctgtcttctcatctATAAACTGAGCGTAACAAGTTATTAACTTTTGGGGTAGTTGCAAAGACTCCATGGAATGCTACATGCTGTGGGATTAACCTAGTGCATGATTCATATAAACATGCAATAAACTTCATCTCATTATTCTGTCAAACTGTGACCCTCCTGTGTTCTGCTGCAGGAAGGAAAGGATTTTAATATTCTCCCTAAGAAGTGAGAAAGAATTGTGGGTTGCAAAGtcagaatgaaaaggaaagtttTGAGGGACAACAGATCAGAGGACTTTGTTCAGGTTCACATATCACATAAATGGTTGTGGTCGTAGGCAAGTGATGTTTTCCTGTTGTAGAGTCTTCTCTGTATGACAAAGGAGGTTACAGTGTGTTAAATTTCACCATCAAATCGTCGAATGAATATCTGTTATGTAAAGGCACTTTGTGAGATATTGTTAGTTCATGTTAGGGCCACTATTTCAAGCCCTAGACTGAGTGAAATGGAATTAGATAAAGTGATTGTAGTTTGGTTCAGGCCTACAGATATTTATGGAGCCAACTATGAGCCTGGCATAGGAGACTGTACAAGAGAAGTTAAGATGTGGTCCCAGACTGAATGGGGTCTACCATCTGAAGAGATGCACATGCTAACTTCAGAGGGAGAGCATGCAAGCATCCTCACAAGTAGAGCTAAAGTCCCTGGGGGAAGCTTTAGGAGGATCAAAGAGACAGCTctcttcctgtattttcttcccaccagcctgtACTGTGGGACCTACTCCAGAGGGAGAGGAGTGTCTGGGCCCTGAAGATACTAGTACAGGTAgtaggtgggggggagggggatatGGGTGGCTGAGTGACAGCTGTAGCTTGAGATCCCCGGCCATCGAGGTCTTACCCACCATTGCTTGCTGTTGCCAGGCCTACCTGCACATGCCTCCGGAAGACCTTCAGCAGCTGGTGCTTTCAGCCGAGATGGAGGCTGCACAGGGATTCCTGACGCTCATGCATCGCTCCTGGGCTCAGCTGAAGGTGGGCAGAGAGGGTAGGGGAACAAGAATAGATGGAATAAAGAGGTCAAAGGCACCCAGACCCTAGTATTCCGGGGGGATTTCTTAAGTGACATGAGGAACCCCAAAGAGGAGGTGGCAGAAGATTCTGAATGCCCTCAGAGGCAGCACCCATCTCTATGTTCTTACAGGTTCCGCCGTCTGAGGAGCAGGCCATGGGTCGCCTGACAGCCTTGCTGCTTCAGCGGTACCCACACCTCACCTCCCAGCTCTTCATTGACTTGTCACCACTCATCCCTTTCTTGGCTGTCCCTGACCTGATGCGTTTCCCACCATCCCTTTTGGCCAATGACAGCGTGTAAGCATCACTCCTGCTTCTGTCCACCTAGAGAGGTCCCTTTCAGAGCTCCTCTCCATTAAACCAGGAGGCGTCTCTTTCCTGTCCACAGCAGAGAGGATATAAGAAAAACGTTAAGACCCGTTACTCTCCTTAGCCTGGCTGCCATCCGGGATCACAGCTCAGGAATGAAGCCCGAGCAGAAGGAGGCCCTGGCTAAGCGTCTACTGGCCCCCGAGCTGTTTGGAGAAGTGCCCGACTGGCCCCAGGAGCTGCTGTGGGCAGtgctccctctgcttccccaccTCCCCCTGGAGAACTTTCTACAGCTCAGCCCTCACCAGGTATGAGGATCATCGTTATGTATGTGATCGCCCCATCCTCCTCAAGATGGGAAGGGAGTCAGGAGCATGTTGCCCAGTGGGGTCTCTGTCTCACCGCTACCTCacctctccttctccatctcagATCCAGGCCCTGGAGGACAGCTGGCCAGTGGCAGGTCTTGGGCCAGGCCATGCCCGACATGTGCTTCGTAGCCTGGTAAACCAGAGCATGGAGGATGGCGAGGAGCAAGTGCGCAggcaagtggtggtggtggaatcAGTGACCATGCATGGAGGTGGCAAAGAAGCAGGGACGGTATCCTAGGAAGGAAGGGGCAAAGAGGACATGTTCCTGGCAGTCTAGGGACTCTGAGATGGTGTTCACATTTCCTAGTTTAGTTTACTGGCCTACTCTAGGTACCAAATAGTTCGTGCCCAGGTGCTAGTATCCGTGACCACATCGAGGCCAACTTTGTGCCCCCTTCAGGCTTGGGTCCCTCGCatgtttcctgagtcctgaggAGCTACAGAGTCTGGTGCCCTTGAGTGATCCAATGGGGCCCGTAGAACAGGGCCTGCTAGAATGTGCGGCCAATGGGACACTCCGGCCAGAAGGACGGGTGAGCCCCTTGGTGCAAACCTGAAAGACTCCAGACTTCCCAGAGACCGTATGAGTGACTTGCCCAGTTGCACCAACCAAACTCAAGCACAGTGGTGTGGGTTCCCAATCCCACCGCTCGCCATCTCTGTTCCCTAGTGCCTACTCATTCTTGCCTCTCTGCATCTCTTCCTAGCCTTACCCAATGACTCCTTTTGTGATCTTGAACCAGTTCTACTCTGGTCTCATTCCTGGTTCCAAGTACTAGCCCAAGCTCTGGTAAATCCAGATGTGAGTTTGGAAAGGCAGTCCTGCATACAGCTGTGTCTCCTCCACCATCCCAAGCCTTCCTTTGTTACAGGTGGCATATGAACTTCTGGGAGTATTGCGTTCTTCTGGAGGAACTGTCTTAAGCCCCCGAGAGCTGCGGGTCTGGGCACCTCTCTTTCCCCAGCTGGGCCTCCGCTTCCTGCAGGAGCTGTCAGAGCCCCAGCTTAGAGCCATGCTTCCTGCCCTACAGGGAGCCAGTGTCACACCTGCCCAGGTGGGCTTGTCTTACTCCCCGAAGCCCCAGTCATGAGAGTCATATGTAGAGATATCATCAGCCCTTCCTTTCCCAGGGTAAATGCTGAAGGTGAACAAAATAtgcctccttcccctttctcaacTCAGGAAGGGCCCTCAGAGAGATTGGTCCCCGGGGTGGCTGAGAGGGACCTGGAAGCCTTAGAGGCAGCTCCAGGAACCTGTTTGGAACTGGGTTGATAGGAACTGAGAGCTATTGATTCCTGTTCCATCCCATTAcaggctgttttgttgtttggaagGCTCCTCCCTAGGCAGGATGTGAGTAGCATCAAGTTCTCGGTATCTCCTAGAGGGCTCTGTGCCCTgttcccatggctctggcattgGCTCTGTCCCCACTCTCAGCTCCCCTCATACCTATTGCCCTGATGTACAGGGTTATTGTCTCCCTAACATTCtccaccctcccccccacctTCAGACCTCTTGTCTCTTGTTCCTTAGCTATCCCTGGAGGAACTCTGCTCCTTGCACCCTCTGCTGCCAGGTCTCAGCCCCCAGACACTCCAGGCCATCCCTAAGCGAGTTCTGGTTGGGGCTTGTTCCTGCCTGGGCCCTGAACTGTCAAGACTTTCTGCTTGCCAGACTGCTGCACTGCTGCAGACCTTCCGGGTATGAGGAAAGGAGAATGAGATAAGTAGAAGATGAGTGGTACATAGGGGGTGGGCATCTTCCTTGTGGCCAGagaccacacaaacacacacacacacacacacacacacacacacacacacacacacacacacagagagagagagagagagagagagagggggatgcacatgcacataccctCCCCCCACACAAATACTACTAATTCTTATGCAGGCAAAAGATGGCTTTAAAAATGTGGGTGCAACAGGTGCTGGCACAACTGTGTGCATTCCTGGTCAGGTATGTGTGGGCTGTCCAGACTGAGCACATCTCAGTGTTCTGGGTGGTTTCATCTGGTTGGTGTTACCTCAAACACTCCCCCTACAGTGGCCCTGAAAGTTCAGTTTAGCTCTGTACCCACctagatatttttttatttttttcttcttttttttttttattaattcaagttagggaacaagcttgtttcacatgtaagtcccttctccctctccttctcctcaccccatccctcttcccccacccctccacgTAGATTTTAGCATCCCACTTAACTAATGCAGAACACTACCACTCCCATTATCCTACACTGTCAAAGCCAGAAGGCCTGGCATCTTCCAGACCAACCTCCTGCTTTCAGATGAACTGACTAAGGCTGAGAGAAGCAAGGGGACCTCTGTTCATCAGGTGTCTAACTAGCGCAACACAGCTGCAGTAGCCTGTAGCATGAGGGTATCTAAGCATTCATTACTGCGATGGCAAATGCCATTCCACCCCATCCTGGCTTTGaccactttctgctcttccctgAGGGCTAGTGCAGACTCTCTCACCTATCACTGCACTGCTGTACCCATCCCTGCCAGCAGCCCATCCCCACCACTTGGCCAGACTGCCTGCTTCCCCTGCTCCCATTAAAGCTGTTACAACTGGATACTGCGGTTCTTCTGGCAAATAGAAGGCGTTATCGGCAGCTGCCTTGGTCTGAGCAGCAGGTAACTCTTCTGCCCTGAGTACAACCTCTGTCTTCTACACTTCCTTTACTCTGCCCTTGCTCTGATACCTTATCCCTTATCACtggcctctgtttctgtttctgtctctgtctctgtctttctctgtctctctctctcttggagtAGGTCTTTGGGGAAGGGGGCTGGTAGGAATCACAAAGTGAAGAAATCCGGCCTCATGCTTCCCTCTGAGGTCCTCAGGACAGTACCTCTGCTGGGAAGCCGTTCCCTCTTTGTCTGTCTATAGGCACAGTTTCTCTGGAAGAAGATGCAAGTGCCTACCAACCTGACCCTCAGGAATCTGCAGTGAGTAGCTGGTGTTGGACATTTGTCTCAATTCAGTtggcatttttattgttgttgttattatgaCGTGCTCACTATATGTCTGGCACTGTGTGATGGGGACACACAGGGATACAGGGATGGGCTATTATTCCAGCCTCGCCAGCATTCTGGTTCTCTTCCCTTACCttgctttcctcctttccctccacaGTGCTACAGCTCTCCCAGCTATTGCTGTGGGACTCAGAAAACTTGGGCTCATGTCACATCCTTCTTACCGAGAGTCAAGTCTCTAAGTCACTCTAagcttcagatttttttcttttatataatgaGAAATTTAAAAGTTATTGTGAAGCTTGAATGAGATTAAGGCATATAATACTTTATCACAGTACCTGGCCCAGTAGAAACTCCTAATAGACATTtgctgttcttaatttaattcaAGGTGACTTTAGAGCCACTAGAGAAAGAAGTAGGTATCACTTTACTTACACCTACAGTAAAAGAACCAGGGGCTTTGGAATCTGAAGACATGGCTCTAGTCTCAACTTACTTCTAGTAGACTGATGTTAAGAATATCCCTTGACCTTTGTAGATCATTATTTTCCCACTGCTAAACAGTGATGATGTTATGGGAAGCCAATGATGTTATCTGTGTGCAAACATTTCACAAACTGTAGATGACTATCAATGAACATCTGTCTTTGTGTTGAGAGTGCTGATATTAAGGATCAGGCAGGCTATTACATGTGCTAAAGAGTATCTTCCCACTCGATGCCCACAGGGCTCTGGGCAACCTCGCAGGAGGAATGTCCTGTGAGTTTCTGCAGCAGATCAGCTCAATGGTCGACTTCGTTGCTGTGGTACACATGCTCTACCAACTGCCCACTGGTGTTCGAGGGAGCCTGGTGAGAGGGAGGCTTAGGCATTAGTGGGAGGTGGGTTCAGAATCCCAGCCTCCATGCTCAGCTCTGTCTTGATCCTGCCTTTCCTACCCAATACCTCCCAGCGGGCCTGTATCTGGGCAGAGCTACAGCGGAGGGTGACCatgccagagccagagccagagctaACTACCCTGGGGCCAGAACTGAGTGAGCTCGACACAAAGCTACTCCTGGACTTACCGTAAGTGCATGGCTGGAGGTATGGGGGCTCAGGGTGCTCACCTTTGAGAAGAAGCTCCCTCTGGGGAAATATCCCGAA
Coding sequences within it:
- the Strc gene encoding LOW QUALITY PROTEIN: stereocilin isoform X6 (The sequence of the model RefSeq protein was modified relative to this genomic sequence to represent the inferred CDS: inserted 2 bases in 1 codon), encoding MALSRWPLLLLLLLSHKVKLAPTGPQSSDSGLSLLKSFISTLDQAPQRSLSQSRFSAFLANISSSFELGRMGEGPVGEPPPLPPPALRLHDFLVTLRGSPDWEPMLGLLGDVLALLGQEQTPRDFLVHQAGVLGGLVEVLLGALVPGGPPAPTRPPCTRDGPSDCVLAADWLPSLMLLLEGTRWQALVQLQPSVEPTNATGLDGREPAPHFLQGLLGLLTPTGDLGSEEALWGGLLRTVGAPLYAAFQEGLLRVTHSLQDEVFSIMGQPEPDANGKCQGGNLQQLLLWGMRNNLSWDAQALGFLSGSPPPPPALLHCLSTGVPLPRASQPAAHISPRQRRAISVEALCENHSGPEPPYSISNFSIYLLCQHIKPATPQPPPVTPQPPSATSQPPPATPHPXQPPPATPQPPPATPQPPPSTAVICQTAVWYAVSWAPRAKGWLQACHDQFPDQFLDMICGNLSFSALSGPNRRLVKQLCAGLLPPPTSCPKGLVPVPLTPDIFWGCFLENDTLWAERLCVEESLQAVPPRNQAWVQHVCQGPTLDPTDFPPCHVGPCGERCPDGGSFLLMVCANDTMYEALVPFWAWLAGQCRISRGGNDTCFLEGMLGPLLPSLPPLGPSPLCLAPGPFLLGMLSQLPRCQSSVPALAHPTRLHYLLRLLTFLLGPGAGGAETQGMLGQALLLSSLPDNCSFWDTFRPEGRRSVLRTVGEYLEREKPAPQGLESTVSLSSSMSKMELLSCFSPVLWDLLQRERSVWALKILVQAYLHMPPEDLQQLVLSAEMEAAQGFLTLMHRSWAQLKVPPSEEQAMGRLTALLLQRYPHLTSQLFIDLSPLIPFLAVPDLMRFPPSLLANDSVLAAIRDHSSGMKPEQKEALAKRLLAPELFGEVPDWPQELLWAVLPLLPHLPLENFLQLSPHQIQALEDSWPVAGLGPGHARHVLRSLVNQSMEDGEEQVRRLGSLACFLSPEELQSLVPLSDPMGPVEQGLLECAANGTLRPEGRVAYELLGVLRSSGGTVLSPRELRVWAPLFPQLGLRFLQELSEPQLRAMLPALQGASVTPAQAVLLFGRLLPRQDLSLEELCSLHPLLPGLSPQTLQAIPKRVLVGACSCLGPELSRLSACQTAALLQTFRAKDGFKNVGATGAGTTVCIPGQPIPTTWPDCLLPLLPLKLLQLDTAVLLANRRRYRQLPWSEQQAQFLWKKMQVPTNLTLRNLQALGNLAGGMSCEFLQQISSMVDFVAVVHMLYQLPTGVRGSLRACIWAELQRRVTMPEPEPELTTLGPELSELDTKLLLDLPIQLMDRLSSDSIMLVVELVQGAPEQLLTLTPPHQAALAERALKNLAPKETPISEEVLDALGPLVGFLGRESTRRIPLPILLSRLSQLQGFCLGETFATELGRLLLQEPVLGRPESWSQDEVEQAGRLVFTLSTEAISLIPREALGPETLERLLEKQQSWEQSRVGHLCGGPQLAHKKAALVAGIVQPAAEGLQEPIPNCADIRGTFPAAWSATQITEMELSDFEDCLSLFAGDPGLGPEELRAAMGKAKQLWGAPRGFRPEQILQLGRLLRGLGERELQELTLVDWGVLSSLGQIDGWSAVQLRAVVSSFLRQSGRHVSHLDFIYLTALGHTLCGLRPEELQHISSWEFSQAALFLGNLHLPCSEEQLEVLAYLLVLPGGFGPVSNWGPEIFTEIGTIAAGIADLALSALLPEQIQGLTPLAISVIPAPKFAVVFNPIQLSSFTSVQAVAITPEQMAYLSPEQRQAVAWAQHEGKEIPEQWGRSAAWGLYDWFQSSWALALTISFVDHLL